A genomic segment from Arcobacter sp. CECT 8986 encodes:
- the modA gene encoding molybdate ABC transporter substrate-binding protein yields the protein MLKKIIIGSIICASSLLAGTLNIAVAANVSYAIDDLKKEFNKLYPDTKVNVTLTSSGKLTAQIRNGAPYDVFMAANMKYPNALYKEDLAVTRPLVYAQGSLAYLSAKKQDFTKGINFITNPNFKKIAIANPKTAPYGTASVEAMKNAKVYEGVKSKLIYAESISQTVTYALTAADVGFIAKSSLYSPKMKEYKEGINWYTVNSKLYTPINQGIVLLKKAEKNSEASAFYSFILSKKAKKIFEDFGYLVP from the coding sequence ATGTTAAAGAAGATTATTATTGGTAGCATTATTTGTGCAAGTAGCCTTTTAGCAGGCACACTAAACATTGCAGTTGCGGCAAATGTATCGTATGCAATTGACGACTTGAAAAAAGAGTTCAATAAGCTTTATCCAGATACAAAAGTAAATGTAACGCTAACAAGCAGTGGAAAGTTAACTGCACAAATTAGAAATGGTGCTCCATATGATGTGTTTATGGCTGCTAATATGAAGTATCCAAATGCTTTATATAAAGAAGATTTAGCAGTGACAAGACCACTTGTTTATGCACAAGGGTCTTTAGCATATTTAAGTGCTAAAAAACAAGATTTTACTAAAGGTATTAACTTTATTACAAATCCTAACTTTAAAAAAATTGCAATAGCAAATCCAAAAACTGCACCTTATGGTACAGCTAGTGTTGAAGCTATGAAAAATGCAAAAGTTTATGAAGGTGTAAAAAGTAAACTAATATATGCAGAATCAATTTCTCAAACAGTAACTTATGCATTAACAGCAGCTGATGTAGGATTTATTGCAAAATCATCTTTATATTCACCAAAAATGAAAGAGTATAAAGAAGGTATAAATTGGTATACAGTAAATAGTAAACTTTATACTCCAATAAATCAAGGTATTGTTTTACTAAAAAAAGCTGAGAAAAATAGTGAAGCAAGTGCTTTTTACAGCTTTATTTTAAGTAAAAAAGCAAAAAAAATATTTGAAGATTTCGGATATTTAGTACCATGA
- a CDS encoding response regulator — translation MREIKILAVDDIEANRVSLQYLIQEYLENVHLILASNGEDALKITYKEEIDIIILDIQMPGLDGFDTAKYLKSNPKTQNIPIIFLTAAFKEEEFQQKGFQIGAIDYLTKPIENHQLINKLNLYIEVIIKNKQLEAVNDNLYKALQKEIELKEQIQKQQLELIEQSKMAALGEMIGNIAHQWRQPLSLISTLASGIKLNIELGISKEEEVARSTESIMKTTQSLSEMIDNFREYSYKDTLAKFNLSDIVHKTIDTREHLITENNINVITNLDDSIELVNLPNSLVQALVNLIQNSKDALDKIDTKKYIFIDTYINKNNLIDIVLKDNAGGIKTEHINKIFEPYFTTKHKANGIGLGLNITYKIVNDSMYGKIKARNCQFEYNDEQLEGAEITITLPFKI, via the coding sequence ATGAGAGAAATTAAAATTTTAGCTGTTGATGATATAGAAGCAAACCGTGTATCTTTACAATATTTAATCCAAGAATATTTGGAAAATGTACATTTAATATTAGCATCAAATGGTGAAGATGCTCTAAAAATAACATATAAAGAAGAAATTGATATTATTATATTAGATATTCAAATGCCAGGACTTGATGGTTTTGATACAGCAAAATATCTAAAAAGCAATCCAAAAACACAAAATATTCCAATCATTTTTTTAACTGCTGCTTTTAAAGAAGAGGAGTTTCAACAAAAAGGTTTTCAAATTGGAGCAATAGATTATCTTACAAAACCAATTGAAAATCATCAATTAATAAATAAGTTAAATCTTTATATAGAAGTAATCATAAAAAACAAACAACTTGAAGCAGTAAATGATAATTTATATAAAGCTTTACAAAAAGAAATAGAGTTAAAAGAGCAAATTCAAAAACAACAACTAGAACTAATAGAACAAAGTAAAATGGCAGCATTAGGTGAGATGATAGGAAATATTGCACATCAATGGAGACAACCATTATCTTTAATCTCTACTTTGGCTTCTGGAATAAAACTAAATATAGAATTAGGAATATCAAAAGAAGAAGAAGTTGCAAGGTCAACAGAAAGTATAATGAAAACTACACAATCTTTATCTGAAATGATAGATAATTTTAGAGAATATTCATATAAAGATACACTTGCAAAATTCAACTTATCTGATATAGTTCATAAAACAATAGATACAAGAGAACATCTAATAACAGAGAATAATATAAATGTTATTACAAATTTAGATGACTCTATTGAGCTTGTTAATCTTCCTAATAGTTTAGTTCAAGCTTTAGTAAACCTAATTCAAAACTCAAAAGATGCACTAGATAAAATAGATACAAAAAAATATATTTTTATAGATACATATATTAATAAAAACAATTTAATAGATATTGTTTTAAAAGATAATGCAGGCGGAATAAAAACAGAACATATAAATAAAATATTTGAACCATATTTTACTACAAAACATAAAGCAAATGGCATTGGATTAGGACTTAATATTACTTACAAAATTGTAAATGATTCAATGTATGGAAAAATAAAAGCACGAAATTGTCAATTTGAATACAATGATGAACAACTTGAAGGTGCTGAAATCACGATAACTCTTCCTTTTAAAATCTAA
- a CDS encoding CheR family methyltransferase, translating into MKKIVFHKTADILKIIVQEVEKKEQISFLLDLLNTNELIEINFLNIQCIPDSIVIALQKIKYNLKIITNENTLKSYLMDLGFTVKLVKKHVDKLKTLNLEYLALAGSAGSLKKFIKIIENLPPSNISVFIIMHHKSDERSSLSCILQSKTKYYKVVEATSDMCIEPRTIYTAPPGKHMIIAGGFIFLTNEEKRNFSRPSISTTFESLSNEYRNNLLAVLVCGYGADGSDSLKLLQQNRTTVLIEDPAECEAKQMLENAIKTKNYDYILKIDEISNHINYFLNSDLFTKEDLEGLLNKIYDKYGYDYTGYNLEHISRRVKLFYSTLKPKSFLEFQNIILRNKNIFKDLFLNISVNVTTFFRNPEVFKKLREEILPKLDSFLDIKVWCAGCSSGEEPYSIAIFLKELGLLDRSLIYATDLNEVILRNATNGIYSKSNYKQFLKNYYQADGSESFSKYFKDFVDFVQIKEEIKERILFFRHNLVEDSKINDFQLIFCRNVIIYFDKDLKDNIFSLFDKSLDNYGFLVLGESESLENHDKFLTIDKSNKIYKRKI; encoded by the coding sequence ATGAAAAAAATAGTTTTTCATAAAACTGCAGATATATTAAAAATTATAGTACAAGAAGTAGAAAAGAAAGAACAAATCTCTTTTCTACTTGATTTATTAAATACAAATGAATTAATAGAAATAAACTTCTTAAATATCCAATGTATTCCAGATTCAATTGTAATTGCTTTACAAAAAATAAAATACAATCTAAAAATCATAACAAATGAAAATACACTAAAAAGCTATTTGATGGATTTGGGATTTACTGTAAAATTAGTAAAAAAACATGTGGATAAACTAAAGACATTAAACTTAGAGTATTTAGCACTTGCAGGAAGTGCTGGAAGTCTAAAAAAATTTATTAAAATAATTGAGAATCTTCCACCTTCTAATATCTCAGTTTTTATTATAATGCATCATAAAAGTGATGAGAGAAGTAGTTTAAGTTGTATTTTACAATCAAAAACAAAATACTATAAAGTTGTAGAAGCAACTTCAGATATGTGCATTGAACCAAGAACAATATACACAGCACCTCCTGGAAAACATATGATTATTGCAGGTGGATTTATATTTTTAACAAACGAAGAGAAAAGAAACTTTTCAAGACCATCTATTAGTACTACATTTGAGAGTTTATCAAATGAGTATAGAAATAATTTATTGGCTGTTTTAGTTTGTGGATATGGTGCAGATGGAAGCGATAGTCTAAAACTACTTCAACAAAATAGAACAACTGTTTTAATAGAAGATCCAGCAGAGTGTGAAGCAAAACAGATGTTAGAAAATGCTATAAAAACAAAAAATTATGATTATATTTTAAAAATAGATGAAATAAGTAATCATATAAATTACTTTTTAAATAGCGATTTATTTACAAAAGAGGATTTAGAAGGCCTACTAAATAAAATATATGATAAATATGGATATGATTACACTGGATATAATTTAGAACACATTAGTAGAAGAGTGAAACTCTTTTACAGTACATTAAAACCTAAAAGTTTTTTAGAATTTCAAAATATTATTTTAAGAAATAAAAATATATTCAAAGACCTATTTTTAAATATATCAGTAAATGTAACTACCTTTTTTAGGAACCCTGAAGTATTTAAAAAGTTAAGAGAAGAGATTTTACCAAAGCTTGATAGTTTTTTAGATATAAAAGTATGGTGTGCAGGTTGTAGTAGTGGTGAAGAGCCCTACTCTATTGCAATATTTCTAAAAGAGCTAGGATTATTAGATAGAAGCCTTATTTATGCAACAGATTTAAATGAAGTTATTTTAAGAAACGCAACAAATGGTATCTATTCAAAAAGTAATTATAAACAGTTCTTAAAAAATTATTATCAAGCAGATGGTAGTGAAAGTTTCAGTAAATACTTTAAAGATTTTGTCGATTTTGTACAAATTAAAGAAGAGATAAAAGAGAGAATTCTATTTTTTAGGCATAACTTAGTAGAAGATAGTAAAATCAATGATTTTCAGTTGATTTTTTGTAGAAATGTAATTATTTATTTTGATAAAGATTTAAAAGACAACATTTTTTCACTATTTGATAAGTCATTAGATAATTATGGTTTTTTAGTTCTGGGAGAGAGTGAATCACTAGAAAATCATGATAAATTTTTAACAATTGATAAAAGTAATAAAATATATAAGAGGAAGATATGA
- the modB gene encoding molybdate ABC transporter permease subunit: MIELLSNIEFKPFILSFKLALITTIILFLISMPLSWYLSQTKSRVKPILEAITALPLVLPPSVLGFYILYSLSQNSFLGQFFQDYFDIQLVFNFSGLVIASCIYSLPFMVQPLQSGFESLNKNMIEASLISGKSKTQTVLKVAIPNIKPSLLTALIVTFAHTVGEFGVVLMVGGSIPEQTKVASVAIYEFVEIMDYKSAHIYSAIMLVISFLVLLSVYIFNQKQKKSFL, translated from the coding sequence ATGATTGAATTACTTTCAAATATAGAGTTTAAGCCTTTTATACTCTCTTTTAAATTGGCTTTAATTACTACAATTATACTTTTTCTTATCTCTATGCCTCTTAGTTGGTATTTATCTCAAACAAAATCAAGAGTTAAACCAATTTTAGAAGCAATTACAGCATTGCCTTTAGTTTTGCCTCCTTCAGTTTTAGGATTTTATATTTTGTATAGTCTATCTCAAAACTCATTTTTAGGACAATTTTTTCAAGATTATTTTGACATACAATTAGTTTTTAACTTTTCAGGATTAGTAATAGCAAGTTGTATTTATAGTCTACCTTTCATGGTTCAACCTTTACAAAGTGGATTTGAAAGTCTTAATAAAAATATGATTGAAGCTAGTTTAATTAGTGGAAAAAGTAAAACACAAACAGTCTTAAAAGTTGCTATTCCTAATATAAAACCATCACTACTAACAGCTTTGATTGTTACTTTTGCTCATACAGTTGGAGAGTTTGGAGTAGTTTTAATGGTTGGAGGAAGTATTCCAGAGCAAACAAAAGTTGCATCGGTTGCAATTTATGAATTTGTTGAAATTATGGATTATAAAAGTGCTCATATTTATAGTGCAATTATGCTTGTTATTAGTTTTCTTGTACTTCTTAGCGTATACATTTTTAATCAAAAACAAAAAAAGAGTTTTTTATGA
- a CDS encoding ABC transporter ATP-binding protein — MIKIDVKKELIGSIGKMNLDVNLQINEGDFVALTGLSGSGKTTLLRILAGLEESTSNINVSGKVWQDDKHFLPVQKRQIGFVFQDYALFSNMSVIENLLFVNKDKELALELLELTELTKLKDRNVTTLSGGQKQRVSLCRALMNKPKLLLMDEPLSALDPAIRTKLQDEILTLHKKFKTTTIMVSHDPSEIYRLSNKVIVMQNGLVIKEGKAKDVLLKTSGSAKFSFEGELLDIVKVDVIYVAIISIGQQLVEVVLSEDEAKILEVGSKVRVSTKAFTPTISL, encoded by the coding sequence ATGATAAAAATTGATGTAAAAAAAGAGTTAATTGGTTCAATAGGGAAAATGAACCTTGATGTAAATTTACAGATAAATGAAGGTGATTTTGTAGCATTAACAGGTCTTAGTGGAAGTGGTAAAACTACCCTACTTCGAATACTTGCTGGATTAGAAGAATCAACTAGCAATATAAATGTAAGTGGAAAAGTATGGCAAGATGATAAACACTTTCTTCCTGTACAAAAAAGACAAATTGGTTTTGTTTTTCAAGATTATGCACTATTTTCAAATATGAGTGTAATTGAAAATCTACTTTTTGTAAATAAAGATAAAGAACTAGCTTTAGAACTACTAGAACTTACAGAACTTACAAAATTAAAAGATAGAAATGTCACAACTTTAAGTGGAGGACAAAAACAAAGAGTTAGTTTATGTAGAGCTTTGATGAATAAACCAAAACTTCTTTTGATGGATGAGCCTTTATCTGCACTAGACCCTGCAATTAGAACAAAACTTCAAGATGAGATATTAACACTACATAAAAAATTCAAAACTACTACTATTATGGTAAGTCATGACCCAAGTGAGATTTATAGACTAAGTAACAAAGTTATTGTTATGCAAAATGGCTTAGTTATAAAAGAGGGAAAAGCAAAAGATGTATTACTAAAAACATCAGGAAGTGCAAAGTTTTCATTTGAGGGTGAACTTTTAGATATTGTTAAAGTTGATGTGATTTATGTGGCAATTATATCAATAGGACAACAATTAGTAGAAGTTGTGCTAAGTGAAGATGAAGCAAAAATATTAGAAGTTGGTTCAAAAGTAAGAGTAAGTACAAAAGCTTTTACGCCTACTATTTCTTTATAA
- a CDS encoding TOBE domain-containing protein, producing the protein MNNLEATVSKIDTLDNLNIVEFKFYDITLSMMSLDLHNVGIGTNVILTVKASNIAVAKEFQGQISLANSIACKIMDLEIGKLLTSIRLQHKNTIFTSIITSKSAKRMNLALDDNVNAIFKASELSIKEVVI; encoded by the coding sequence ATGAATAATTTAGAAGCTACTGTATCTAAAATTGATACATTAGATAATTTGAATATTGTAGAGTTTAAATTTTATGATATTACATTATCTATGATGAGTTTAGATTTACATAATGTTGGTATTGGTACAAATGTTATATTAACAGTAAAAGCTTCTAATATTGCAGTAGCAAAAGAGTTTCAAGGTCAAATTAGCCTTGCTAACTCTATTGCATGCAAAATTATGGATTTAGAGATTGGAAAACTACTTACTAGTATAAGATTACAACATAAAAACACTATCTTTACAAGTATTATCACTTCAAAATCAGCAAAAAGAATGAATCTTGCATTAGATGATAATGTAAATGCTATTTTTAAAGCAAGTGAACTTTCAATAAAAGAGGTAGTTATATGA
- a CDS encoding TOBE domain-containing protein has product MQFESTLTLLNSDIPFLLEKRIKLLQAIEKEGSISKAAKLVPMSYKTAWEAVDSINNLCPKIVVKKETGGKGGGGAILTEYGKNLIQTYSILQSEHKKFLEKLTNLTDFNTGSLKSLKRFSMQISARNQLAVKIVNVVEDNVNATITLETKSKQKMVSNISKNSVETLDLKKEDEIIAIFKSNNVMIATSELLGLSARNKIEGVIQKLNFSEVSCEVLLEISTHETITSVITKEAAKQLDLQVGQNVFAVIKSSDIMIGK; this is encoded by the coding sequence ATGCAGTTTGAATCTACACTTACACTTTTAAATTCTGATATTCCATTTTTATTGGAAAAAAGAATTAAACTTTTACAAGCAATAGAAAAAGAAGGTTCTATTAGTAAAGCAGCAAAACTTGTGCCAATGAGCTATAAAACAGCATGGGAAGCAGTTGATAGTATTAATAACCTTTGTCCAAAAATTGTAGTAAAAAAAGAAACTGGGGGAAAAGGTGGTGGTGGAGCTATACTTACTGAATATGGTAAAAACCTTATTCAAACATATTCTATACTACAAAGTGAACACAAAAAATTTCTAGAAAAACTTACAAATCTTACAGATTTTAATACAGGAAGTTTAAAATCATTAAAAAGGTTCTCGATGCAAATTAGTGCAAGAAATCAATTGGCAGTAAAAATTGTAAATGTTGTTGAAGATAATGTTAATGCAACTATTACATTAGAAACTAAAAGTAAACAAAAAATGGTTTCTAATATTTCAAAAAATAGTGTTGAAACTTTAGATTTAAAAAAAGAAGATGAGATTATCGCTATTTTTAAATCTAATAACGTAATGATAGCTACTTCAGAACTTCTAGGACTAAGTGCTAGAAACAAAATTGAAGGAGTAATTCAAAAACTAAATTTCAGTGAAGTTAGTTGCGAAGTTTTACTTGAGATTTCAACCCATGAAACTATTACTTCAGTTATTACAAAAGAAGCTGCAAAACAGTTAGATTTACAAGTTGGGCAAAATGTTTTTGCCGTGATAAAATCATCAGATATTATGATTGGAAAATAA